From Methanobacterium alcaliphilum, one genomic window encodes:
- a CDS encoding MarR family transcriptional regulator has translation MKDSDEIMAEYDVGDLLEMEKYTLVVLFLIQQRWSYIINKEFSEDQITTKQWLLLVILGNAFNHAPSMQEMAEAMSTTHQNVKQLATRLEDRGLLNIERDFNNKRILRLKVTDEYGKFWKKRSESDEKSIKELFNGLDNAEIKNLFEIMAKLEKLSLALYNEYKNR, from the coding sequence ATGAAAGATTCTGATGAAATAATGGCAGAATATGATGTGGGGGACCTTCTGGAAATGGAAAAATACACTCTGGTGGTTTTATTTTTAATACAGCAAAGATGGAGTTATATAATAAATAAAGAGTTTAGTGAAGATCAAATAACAACTAAACAATGGTTATTGCTTGTGATATTAGGAAATGCTTTTAACCATGCACCTTCCATGCAGGAAATGGCAGAAGCCATGAGTACAACTCACCAGAATGTTAAACAACTAGCTACTCGATTAGAAGACAGAGGATTACTCAATATAGAAAGAGATTTTAATAATAAACGGATATTAAGACTAAAAGTCACTGATGAATATGGTAAATTCTGGAAAAAAAGATCAGAAAGTGATGAAAAATCTATAAAAGAATTATTCAATGGATTGGATAATGCAGAAATAAAGAATTTATTTGAGATCATGGCTAAACTGGAAAAATTATCTTTAGCCTTATATAATGAATATAAAAATAGATAA
- a CDS encoding CDP-glycerol glycerophosphotransferase family protein — MNIKSMIKKIIVSIYHVFLKLPVKDNVIFFESNVGRNYTSNPKYVYEEMVKRGLDKKYKCVWSLEDTNLEIPGNATKVKRARLSYLYYLAISKVWVCDTRLPSFIIKRPEATYIQLWHGTPLKKLAMDLEVLSMSEGMELEEYKRLFEENTKTWDYLISQSDYTSKRFKSCFAFKNEILASGFPRNDILFQKNNEKAIKKIKMQYNIPLDKKVILYAPTWRDDEFHENGIYKFSSQMDFDLLKKELSDTHIVLIKLHYLVKDSLNWDKYQGFVYECDHLWDIQELYLISDYLITDYSSVMFDYALLKKPMIIYAYDYEKYRDNLRGFYFNIFKEFPGPIVEKSEDLVKHIKNYDYKLYKAQYDAFLNKFTSFDKGNASSFIVDIILKITRNSDYNFDED, encoded by the coding sequence ATGAACATAAAATCTATGATAAAGAAGATAATCGTCTCTATTTACCACGTATTTTTAAAATTACCTGTAAAAGATAATGTTATCTTCTTTGAGAGTAATGTGGGGCGTAACTATACAAGTAATCCCAAATACGTTTATGAAGAAATGGTTAAAAGAGGACTGGATAAAAAATATAAATGTGTTTGGTCATTGGAGGATACCAATTTAGAAATCCCAGGCAATGCTACGAAGGTAAAAAGAGCGAGACTAAGTTATCTGTATTATCTGGCTATTTCTAAGGTATGGGTATGCGATACTAGACTTCCCTCTTTTATAATTAAAAGGCCTGAGGCAACCTACATCCAGTTATGGCACGGAACTCCTCTTAAAAAATTAGCCATGGATTTAGAAGTTCTCAGCATGAGTGAAGGTATGGAACTGGAGGAATATAAAAGATTATTTGAAGAAAATACTAAAACTTGGGACTATTTAATCTCCCAAAGTGATTATACTTCGAAACGATTCAAATCATGCTTCGCATTTAAAAACGAAATTTTAGCCTCAGGATTTCCCAGAAATGACATATTATTTCAGAAAAACAATGAAAAAGCCATAAAAAAAATCAAAATGCAATATAATATTCCCCTAGATAAAAAAGTTATATTATATGCTCCCACATGGAGAGACGACGAGTTTCATGAAAATGGAATATATAAATTCTCTTCCCAAATGGATTTCGATCTTTTAAAAAAAGAACTCTCAGATACTCATATTGTATTGATAAAATTACATTACCTGGTAAAAGACTCACTGAACTGGGATAAGTACCAGGGATTTGTTTATGAATGTGACCATTTATGGGATATACAGGAACTATACCTTATCTCTGATTATTTAATAACAGATTACTCCTCAGTCATGTTTGATTATGCTCTTCTTAAAAAGCCCATGATAATATATGCCTATGACTATGAAAAATATCGGGATAACCTGCGCGGGTTTTATTTCAACATATTTAAAGAATTTCCAGGCCCGATTGTAGAAAAATCAGAGGATCTGGTGAAGCATATTAAAAATTATGACTATAAACTTTACAAAGCCCAATATGATGCATTTTTAAATAAATTCACCAGTTTTGATAAGGGCAATGCGTCATCATTCATTGTGGATATAATTTTAAAAATAACCCGTAATTCCGATTATAATTTTGATGAGGATTAA
- a CDS encoding CPBP family intramembrane glutamic endopeptidase produces the protein MKTKWKLFIILLIASIFGVIAVMPYTFTLQAELLENSPVPLYVLLVVQLIQSIVLFVIAIFIGLSLVKKVGLGLPIIEGWLEGKEVKEYLKSILGISIGLGILAGVLIIGIDYLFSFAGVSINITQASINPPAWQGFLASFYGGINEEILLRLFLMTLIAWIIFKIRKTTEGTPTNIGMWLAIILAAIIFGAGHLPAVMSLTTLTPMVIIRTILLNAVGGIIFGWLYWKKGLESAMVSHFSADIVLHVIVPLIVLV, from the coding sequence ATGAAGACAAAATGGAAATTGTTTATAATCCTCTTAATCGCATCTATCTTTGGAGTGATAGCCGTAATGCCTTATACATTTACTCTTCAGGCAGAATTACTTGAAAATTCACCTGTGCCGTTATATGTTCTTTTAGTTGTTCAACTTATTCAAAGCATAGTTTTATTTGTTATTGCTATCTTTATTGGTTTATCTCTGGTTAAAAAAGTCGGGCTGGGACTTCCTATCATTGAAGGCTGGCTTGAAGGAAAAGAAGTTAAAGAATATCTAAAATCAATACTGGGCATATCCATTGGGCTTGGAATTTTAGCCGGTGTTTTGATAATTGGGATTGATTACTTGTTTTCCTTTGCCGGTGTGTCAATTAATATAACTCAAGCTTCAATAAATCCTCCAGCATGGCAGGGATTCCTTGCATCTTTTTATGGTGGAATAAATGAAGAAATCCTGTTAAGATTATTTTTAATGACCTTAATTGCATGGATAATCTTTAAAATCAGGAAAACAACAGAAGGAACACCGACAAATATTGGTATGTGGTTAGCAATTATTTTAGCCGCTATTATTTTTGGTGCTGGTCATTTACCTGCAGTAATGAGCCTGACCACACTGACCCCTATGGTAATTATTCGTACAATTCTTTTAAATGCAGTTGGAGGAATTATATTTGGATGGCTTTACTGGAAAAAAGGTTTAGAATCAGCTATGGTGTCTCATTTCTCTGCAGATATTGTGTTACACGTGATTGTTCCATTGATAGTGTTGGTTTAA
- a CDS encoding sugar phosphate nucleotidyltransferase produces the protein MIAIILAAGTGTRLMPLTKDIPKPLLEIGDISLLERMMIICITHGVDEFVVVVGHKKQRVLDKVDYLSNKYDVKITTVENKEYAQTNTSCSVNLATKNLDDDIMIINGDNVVDERIISGLLKMGKTSLVIDNHKDLNEESFKLRIEDNEIREIGKGIPIGTASGEFIGISKVVRDDLRRFNSILEDLIAEDVQNYYDLAYKDLSRDSSIDYFYTNGLKWTEIDDKNDWEYAHDLIEEFDNQ, from the coding sequence GTGATAGCCATAATCTTAGCCGCAGGCACAGGAACTCGATTAATGCCCCTAACCAAGGACATACCCAAGCCATTACTGGAAATTGGGGATATAAGTTTGTTAGAACGTATGATGATAATCTGCATTACTCATGGAGTGGATGAGTTTGTTGTCGTGGTGGGTCATAAAAAACAGAGAGTTCTGGACAAAGTTGATTATTTATCTAATAAATACGACGTAAAAATCACTACAGTGGAAAATAAAGAATATGCTCAGACTAATACGTCCTGTTCAGTCAACTTAGCTACTAAAAACTTAGATGATGATATAATGATTATCAATGGAGATAACGTGGTGGATGAGCGCATAATATCTGGACTTTTAAAGATGGGTAAAACATCCCTGGTAATTGACAATCACAAGGATCTCAATGAAGAATCATTTAAACTCAGAATTGAAGATAATGAAATCCGGGAAATTGGAAAAGGTATACCTATCGGAACTGCTTCTGGAGAGTTCATTGGTATTTCAAAAGTCGTTCGCGATGATTTAAGAAGATTTAATTCTATTCTGGAAGACCTGATTGCAGAAGATGTTCAAAATTACTATGACTTGGCCTATAAGGATTTAAGCCGGGATTCAAGTATTGACTATTTTTATACAAACGGACTTAAATGGACTGAAATTGATGATAAAAACGATTGGGAATATGCCCATGACTTGATTGAAGAGTTCGATAATCAATAA
- a CDS encoding CDP-glycerol glycerophosphotransferase family protein has translation MDKAKLFKGIAYSLMALFFYISYLFPVNSKKILLIMTHDDSDEGNIGSVHDYFKKRDPDLIFKKITRDDYNFKINKNIIRNLLIMFIYLPYQISTSHIIFMDNVFLPFSSIKPKKNTQLIQLWHGTGSIKKFGVDSEEGWIRDRAMAVCKNTTHFIVGSNWMKNIYKTAFKAEDEKIFNIGCPRTDLFFNEDSIKSKSLEFFKEYPELKNKKIILYAPTFRDGEDVEIRLELDKMISKLKDVYVLGLRLHPHIAGDANIEEMFSKEHYSDKIYDFSHYPKLSTLMVSSNILITDYSSIIYEYALLQKPMIFYSYDLETFEKKDRGFYGDYKTSVPGPIAYKTDEIIDMINKGSYGYDLSEFLSIYLENCDGRSRERLYGLLF, from the coding sequence ATGGACAAAGCTAAACTTTTTAAGGGCATAGCCTATTCTCTCATGGCTCTATTCTTTTATATCAGTTATTTATTCCCGGTAAACTCTAAAAAAATACTACTTATCATGACCCACGATGATAGTGATGAGGGAAATATAGGCTCTGTTCATGATTATTTTAAAAAAAGAGACCCCGATCTGATTTTTAAAAAAATTACCCGAGATGATTATAACTTTAAAATAAATAAAAATATTATACGTAATCTACTGATCATGTTCATTTATTTACCATATCAAATTTCTACTTCACACATCATATTTATGGATAATGTTTTTTTACCATTTTCCAGTATAAAACCTAAAAAAAATACTCAACTAATCCAATTATGGCATGGTACAGGTTCTATAAAGAAATTTGGGGTTGATTCAGAAGAAGGGTGGATCCGTGACAGGGCAATGGCAGTATGTAAAAATACTACTCATTTTATTGTAGGATCTAACTGGATGAAAAATATCTATAAAACTGCCTTTAAAGCAGAAGATGAAAAAATATTCAACATTGGATGTCCTCGCACAGACCTGTTCTTCAATGAAGATTCAATAAAGTCAAAAAGTCTGGAATTCTTCAAGGAGTATCCGGAACTAAAAAATAAAAAAATAATTCTTTATGCCCCTACTTTCAGGGATGGTGAAGATGTAGAAATTCGTCTGGAACTTGATAAGATGATATCTAAACTGAAAGATGTTTATGTTCTGGGTCTTAGACTGCACCCCCATATCGCAGGTGATGCTAATATTGAAGAAATGTTTTCAAAAGAACATTATTCTGATAAAATCTATGATTTTTCACATTATCCCAAACTCAGCACTCTTATGGTTAGCTCAAATATTTTAATAACAGATTACTCTTCAATAATCTATGAATATGCTCTTTTACAAAAACCAATGATATTTTATAGTTATGATCTGGAAACTTTTGAAAAAAAGGATAGGGGATTCTACGGAGATTATAAAACAAGTGTCCCGGGACCTATTGCCTATAAAACAGACGAAATTATAGACATGATCAATAAAGGCAGTTATGGGTATGATCTATCCGAGTTTTTATCTATTTACTTAGAAAATTGTGATGGGCGGTCCCGAGAAAGGTTATATGGCCTGTTATTTTAA
- a CDS encoding carboxymuconolactone decarboxylase family protein codes for MSSLKDIIESRETNEKRLSNEAPDFHKGFRDRITLYYKGGALSTKYKYLMAVTAAIATKCKSCMILDANKAIIAGTTKEEVIGVEAIGIEFGGASAYVMVRNNLLTFLDEME; via the coding sequence ATGAGTTCCTTAAAAGATATCATAGAAAGTAGAGAAACCAATGAAAAACGTCTTAGTAACGAAGCTCCGGACTTTCATAAAGGTTTTAGAGATAGGATAACTCTTTATTATAAAGGGGGAGCCTTAAGTACAAAATATAAATATTTAATGGCTGTTACAGCAGCAATAGCAACGAAATGCAAATCTTGTATGATCCTTGATGCAAATAAAGCTATAATTGCAGGAACTACAAAAGAAGAGGTTATTGGGGTGGAAGCTATAGGTATTGAGTTTGGAGGTGCATCCGCATATGTTATGGTTCGAAATAATCTTTTAACTTTCTTAGATGAAATGGAATAG
- a CDS encoding GNAT family N-acetyltransferase — MVLIRPFESKDSACIMDIEQMCPQGDNRCAMGVKKTQDTVNRYGVYENSQIKVAQKDDEVVGWIGWTLKTQKNRKYIYLAEVNVHPDYHRQGIATQLVKEVEDNALSHGADHIYCYIYEPNDSSKSLFSSMGYSPVLDVYSAALSNYKTYDIPEVYKIKQINKNEIKETVELINDYYDGREHFVPYNRENFQKYINHIQGYGLENFYVVKENNKVVACGGLWDCSKYADFCFAREPTSWKVMKGVYDFFSHFTKVPYIPAEGEFFKMSMLSNHAYRPENNGAIKALISYFNNLLLNDEKGYLLATLDPQDPLIVDLKDFQPMVDIWSVFTKSFKEEIDEFDRFFVDVRDLIP; from the coding sequence ATGGTTTTAATCAGGCCATTTGAAAGTAAAGATAGTGCATGTATTATGGATATTGAGCAAATGTGTCCTCAAGGAGATAATAGGTGCGCCATGGGAGTGAAGAAAACTCAAGATACGGTTAATAGATATGGGGTGTATGAAAATTCTCAGATCAAGGTAGCCCAGAAAGATGATGAAGTCGTGGGATGGATTGGTTGGACATTAAAAACTCAAAAAAATAGAAAATATATTTATCTGGCTGAAGTAAATGTGCATCCTGATTACCACCGACAGGGGATAGCTACTCAACTGGTGAAAGAGGTAGAAGATAATGCCCTATCCCATGGAGCAGATCATATCTACTGCTATATCTATGAACCTAACGATTCATCCAAATCATTATTCTCATCAATGGGTTATTCTCCAGTACTAGATGTTTATTCGGCGGCACTATCAAATTATAAAACATATGATATTCCTGAAGTTTATAAAATTAAACAGATAAATAAAAATGAAATTAAGGAAACCGTAGAACTTATAAATGATTATTACGATGGTAGAGAACACTTTGTACCATATAATCGAGAAAACTTCCAGAAATATATAAACCATATTCAGGGCTACGGACTTGAAAACTTCTATGTGGTTAAAGAGAACAATAAAGTAGTTGCATGTGGGGGCTTATGGGACTGCTCAAAGTATGCTGATTTTTGCTTTGCCCGAGAACCCACATCGTGGAAAGTAATGAAAGGAGTATATGATTTTTTCAGTCACTTTACCAAGGTTCCTTACATTCCAGCAGAGGGAGAGTTCTTTAAAATGAGTATGCTTTCAAATCACGCCTATCGGCCGGAAAATAATGGCGCCATAAAAGCATTGATCTCATATTTCAATAATTTACTACTGAATGATGAAAAAGGTTATTTGCTGGCAACATTGGATCCTCAAGATCCATTAATTGTTGATTTAAAAGATTTTCAACCCATGGTGGATATCTGGTCAGTATTTACTAAATCTTTTAAGGAGGAAATAGACGAATTTGATAGATTTTTTGTTGATGTGCGGGATTTAATTCCCTAA
- a CDS encoding CDP-glycerol glycerophosphotransferase family protein, with product MNRNFKDFIKNYMILPGYSLFRKLPVINDLIIFESNMGRNYSGNPRYIYEEMVHQGLDKKMQCVWVFEDTSTEIPGNAKKIKRSRLNYYYYMARAKIWVFDTRDPKYIKKRDQGFYIQTWHGTPLKKLGMDMDDVFMAGSENIMEYKCNFYKDTKKWDFLLAQNEFSSQIFENAFAFSGKYSPLQDIWTYGYPRNDILTNKNNEGDINRLKSKLGIPEDKKVLLYAPTWRDNEFHDKSKYKFVTDMDFDLLQQELSEEYVIIVKYHYLVVEDVDWSDYEGFVYTFGALQDIAELYLVSDVLITDYSSVMFDYCILDRPMLFFMYDLETYRDELRGFYLNVLEEIPGPISKKTEDLIEDIKNHDSDEFKKKYDVFTQKFVKYDDGKSASRVVNRILELKDIDKVAKHQKMER from the coding sequence ATGAATCGAAACTTCAAAGATTTTATCAAAAACTACATGATTTTACCCGGGTATTCCCTATTTAGAAAACTTCCAGTAATCAATGACCTGATTATTTTTGAAAGTAACATGGGAAGGAATTACAGCGGCAATCCCCGATATATTTATGAAGAGATGGTGCATCAGGGTTTGGATAAAAAAATGCAGTGTGTCTGGGTTTTTGAGGACACCTCTACAGAAATTCCAGGAAATGCAAAAAAAATTAAAAGAAGTAGATTAAACTATTATTATTATATGGCCCGGGCAAAAATATGGGTATTTGATACAAGAGACCCCAAATACATTAAAAAACGAGATCAAGGGTTTTATATACAAACATGGCACGGCACCCCTCTTAAAAAACTGGGAATGGATATGGATGATGTTTTCATGGCTGGCAGTGAAAACATAATGGAATACAAATGCAATTTCTATAAAGATACTAAAAAGTGGGATTTTTTACTAGCTCAAAACGAATTTTCTTCCCAGATATTTGAAAATGCTTTTGCCTTTTCTGGAAAATATTCTCCATTACAAGATATATGGACTTATGGATATCCCAGAAACGATATTTTAACTAATAAAAATAATGAAGGCGATATAAATCGGTTAAAATCAAAATTAGGTATTCCTGAAGATAAGAAAGTGTTGTTATATGCGCCTACCTGGAGAGACAATGAATTTCATGATAAAAGTAAGTACAAATTTGTAACTGATATGGACTTTGACTTATTACAGCAGGAACTATCTGAAGAATATGTAATCATAGTAAAATATCACTATCTGGTGGTTGAAGATGTGGACTGGTCTGATTATGAAGGATTTGTTTACACATTCGGAGCCCTGCAGGATATTGCAGAATTATATCTAGTATCAGACGTGTTAATCACAGATTATTCTTCAGTCATGTTTGATTACTGTATACTGGATAGGCCCATGCTCTTCTTTATGTATGATTTGGAAACATATCGCGATGAACTTAGAGGATTCTATTTAAATGTTTTAGAGGAAATTCCAGGCCCTATATCTAAAAAAACCGAAGATTTAATTGAAGATATTAAAAATCATGACTCTGATGAGTTTAAAAAGAAATATGATGTCTTCACCCAAAAATTTGTTAAATATGATGATGGTAAATCTGCTTCCCGGGTAGTTAATCGTATTTTAGAACTTAAAGATATAGATAAAGTGGCAAAACACCAAAAGATGGAAAGATAA
- a CDS encoding class I SAM-dependent methyltransferase, protein MEPINLDWGKETSQNYCKDSAKLIKNDYLHWAIRIHEKNIGIPHPKIADIGCGPGFLSFELNKLLSGKYYFVDSSKDMVNFAKQEAKKNDIDAEFIISPAENPALPDNSVDIVICKHILLSLSGITSCLENIYRILADGGCVNIIDANPQSSKLMARVISWYAKMTVSKERAEKSWNAYLNGISHANVVQEMNRIGFKEVNVSFHFPMAYFITATK, encoded by the coding sequence ATGGAGCCTATAAATTTAGATTGGGGTAAAGAGACTAGTCAAAATTATTGTAAAGACTCGGCAAAGCTCATTAAAAATGATTATTTGCATTGGGCAATAAGAATACATGAGAAAAACATAGGAATTCCCCATCCCAAAATAGCAGATATTGGGTGCGGGCCTGGATTTCTTTCATTCGAGCTAAATAAACTATTAAGTGGAAAATATTATTTCGTCGACAGTTCAAAGGATATGGTAAACTTCGCAAAACAAGAAGCCAAAAAAAATGACATCGATGCAGAGTTTATAATTTCGCCTGCAGAAAACCCTGCATTACCTGATAATTCTGTTGATATTGTCATTTGTAAGCATATTTTGTTAAGTTTAAGTGGAATTACATCCTGTTTAGAAAATATATATCGCATTCTGGCTGATGGAGGCTGTGTTAATATTATTGATGCTAATCCACAAAGCTCCAAATTAATGGCAAGAGTAATTTCCTGGTACGCCAAGATGACTGTGAGTAAAGAACGCGCCGAAAAATCATGGAATGCATATTTGAATGGTATTTCTCATGCCAATGTAGTTCAAGAGATGAATAGAATAGGATTCAAAGAAGTGAATGTTTCATTCCATTTTCCAATGGCCTATTTTATAACAGCAACAAAATGA
- a CDS encoding ArsR/SmtB family transcription factor: MENNQISDETKSNKTQSEIIKKLREALPDKDQSETYARKLKALSDPTRLEILYLLSDGELCVCRITPALDKPQSSVSRHLNILKNLGFIKSRKEGARVYYKLTNPKIAKKVKELIELI; this comes from the coding sequence ATGGAAAATAATCAAATTTCAGATGAGACTAAATCCAATAAAACTCAAAGTGAGATAATTAAAAAACTTAGGGAAGCATTGCCTGATAAAGACCAGTCTGAAACATATGCAAGAAAACTTAAAGCTTTATCGGACCCTACTCGACTTGAAATTTTATATTTGTTATCTGATGGGGAGCTGTGTGTCTGTAGAATAACGCCTGCATTAGATAAACCCCAATCAAGCGTATCTCGCCATTTGAATATTTTAAAGAATTTGGGTTTTATTAAAAGTCGAAAAGAAGGAGCAAGGGTTTATTACAAACTTACAAATCCTAAAATTGCAAAAAAGGTTAAAGAATTAATTGAATTAATCTAG
- a CDS encoding NAD(P)H-dependent glycerol-3-phosphate dehydrogenase, translating into MNLKVSVIGAGSLGTAIAQLISANVDSVYLHARRKEVVEEIARTGYNSEYYPNLKLAENITPVSDYDCIKKCDMVFLCVPSSGLRSTLKKLSPYICKNCIMVSTAKGIEYPSSKTMSDIIREYFDISPVVFSGPNFAFEIAQSLFTAANISSDNPQNLEIVKKVLSTEEFKVKVTDDVIGTECCGVIKNINAIAYGICEGMNLNDNARYAVLTKGFNETKDIIEALGGKIETVDDYCGFGDLVLTSTSRESRNHTLGMLYGQKIVVDEKASGIIFEGKNSIMAIKEICDQKAVNSIIVNFVYDVMVNLEPPKLAFKKLWKKME; encoded by the coding sequence ATGAATTTAAAAGTATCAGTTATTGGAGCAGGGAGTCTGGGAACTGCTATTGCTCAACTTATCTCTGCAAATGTCGATTCAGTATATTTGCATGCTCGACGTAAGGAAGTAGTGGAGGAAATAGCCCGAACGGGTTATAATAGTGAATATTATCCTAATCTTAAATTAGCAGAAAATATCACTCCGGTGAGTGATTATGATTGTATTAAAAAATGCGATATGGTATTCCTATGTGTTCCATCATCTGGATTAAGATCCACCTTAAAAAAACTTTCACCTTACATATGCAAAAATTGTATAATGGTGAGCACAGCCAAGGGAATTGAATATCCTTCCTCAAAAACCATGAGTGACATTATCCGGGAATATTTCGACATATCTCCTGTGGTCTTTTCCGGCCCTAATTTCGCCTTTGAAATCGCCCAATCACTATTTACTGCAGCAAATATCTCATCAGATAATCCTCAAAATCTGGAAATTGTAAAAAAAGTTCTTAGTACAGAAGAATTTAAGGTTAAAGTAACAGATGATGTAATTGGAACCGAATGCTGTGGTGTAATTAAAAATATTAATGCTATAGCCTACGGAATATGTGAAGGAATGAATCTAAATGATAATGCGCGTTACGCGGTTTTAACCAAAGGATTCAATGAAACTAAGGATATTATAGAAGCTTTAGGTGGTAAAATAGAAACAGTAGATGATTACTGCGGATTCGGAGATTTAGTGTTAACTTCAACTTCTAGAGAAAGCAGAAACCATACTCTGGGAATGTTATATGGTCAAAAAATAGTGGTTGATGAAAAAGCTTCAGGTATAATATTTGAAGGAAAAAACTCTATAATGGCCATAAAAGAGATATGCGACCAAAAAGCTGTAAACAGTATAATTGTTAATTTTGTTTATGATGTAATGGTTAATCTAGAACCACCAAAATTAGCTTTTAAGAAATTATGGAAGAAAATGGAATGA
- a CDS encoding flavodoxin domain-containing protein, translating to MKALVVYGTRYGAAREIAQEISKVISEEGVETDLQDAKGLKKIDISSYDLIVVGSGIKIGKWTKNSLNFLKEHKEELATKNVALFVTCGAANKEETKQEGWDNYLIKVAEDNLINKPLDLGLFGSLYDPKASGLMFKLVNRFIRKDLEKQGIDTSKRYDYRNWMKSGIGQKI from the coding sequence ATGAAAGCATTAGTAGTATATGGAACAAGATATGGGGCTGCCAGAGAAATTGCACAGGAAATTAGCAAAGTTATATCTGAAGAAGGTGTTGAAACCGACCTCCAAGATGCCAAAGGCCTTAAAAAAATAGATATATCTTCTTATGATTTGATCGTGGTTGGTAGTGGTATTAAGATTGGTAAATGGACCAAAAATTCACTAAACTTCCTGAAAGAACACAAAGAAGAACTGGCAACTAAAAATGTGGCACTATTTGTCACCTGCGGTGCAGCCAACAAGGAAGAAACTAAACAAGAGGGCTGGGATAATTATCTCATCAAAGTTGCTGAAGATAATTTAATCAACAAGCCACTGGATCTAGGACTTTTTGGAAGTCTTTACGATCCTAAAGCCAGCGGATTAATGTTTAAACTGGTTAATCGGTTTATTAGAAAAGACCTGGAAAAGCAGGGAATCGATACCAGCAAACGCTATGATTATCGTAACTGGATGAAATCAGGGATTGGTCAAAAAATTTAG
- a CDS encoding iron chaperone: MGIRKKFSNFEEYMAEYSPDIQQRLEEIRQTVKSTVPKADEKISYSILAFSYHGILVYYGAFKNHIGFYPASNTVFDVFKDELKKYKRSKGTIQFQHKEPLPLGLIKKIVQFRAEENIAKKDGIN, translated from the coding sequence ATGGGAATTAGAAAAAAATTCAGTAATTTTGAGGAATATATGGCTGAATATTCTCCAGATATTCAACAGCGCTTAGAAGAAATTCGCCAGACAGTAAAGAGCACGGTTCCAAAAGCAGATGAAAAAATTAGTTATAGCATATTAGCATTCAGTTACCATGGTATTTTAGTATATTATGGGGCATTTAAAAATCACATTGGATTTTACCCCGCAAGCAACACGGTATTTGATGTATTCAAAGATGAATTAAAAAAGTATAAGCGAAGTAAAGGAACCATTCAATTCCAACATAAAGAACCATTACCTCTGGGATTGATAAAAAAAATTGTACAATTTCGAGCAGAAGAAAATATTGCAAAAAAAGATGGGATAAACTAG